The stretch of DNA ATCATTCATTTTAAATCCTTTGAAATTATTGTTATGCAGTTGGCAGACCGCATCTCAATAGTAGTCAAAGGATTTTTTTCTCATGACCGCCAGAAGGCTTTTACGGAACCACCAGCCTAGCTGGTGGTTTTCTTTATACAAAAAAAGCCGCCCGAGGGGACGGACGGCTTGATTCAAAATTCCCGAGGGAGCTACTTCACGTTCACGCGGAGAGACTGCCCTCCAATCCGGACGAGGTACATCCCAGCGGTCGGGACCGGCAGGGAGAAGTTGGCCCCGGAGACGCGCCCGAAGGCGAGCACGCGGCCCTGCATGTCGAAGAGGGCATAGGCAGCCCCTTCGCGGGCACCGGAGATGCGGACCATGCGGGAGACCGCTTCCACGCGGAACGTGGGGGCAGAAGCGATTGCCGGCAGGGCATCCTTGCAATCCTTGCCCTTGCATTCGGAGCTGCTAGACTTGCCGCTGGAGCTGGACTTGGCCGAGCTGGAAGAAGACTTCGCGCTGCTAGAGCTCGATTTTGCGCTGGACGAAGAGGACTTCGGCGGGTTCACAGAAGAGCTGCTCGTCACGCTGCTGGAGCTTTCCGGGTTGATCGGGTCGAAGTGCGCCGTGATGGTCGTATCGCTTACGACCGTGAAGCGCCTGGACGCGCTAGAATTACGGATATCGTCTTCCCAGTAGCTGAACTTGAAGCCATTGTCCGGGACAGCCGTCACCTTGACTTCTTCGCCGTAACTATATATACCGCTCTTGTTCAGGCCTTCCACGACGCCCCACCTGGAATCGTTCACCTTGGCCGTCACATGGTACCGGTTGGCTTCCCACTTGGCGAAGAAGATCTTGTCGCCGGCGTCCTTCGGTGAAATCACGGCGATAGAGTCGCCCTGGAACGATGCAGAAGTGTACCAGCCATGGAAGGAATGGCCCTCACGCGTAGGAACAGGCAGGACAACGCCTTCCCCGTACGTATAGGTCGTAGGCGCGTTCTCGAGCTTGCCACCGTTCACATTGAATACGATGGCAAATTCAGACTTCGTCACGAGAATCGGGTACTTGTCGCCCTGGGCCCATGGAGAGCCGTTCACGCCATTCTCGATAGCAGCGCCCTCACCGTCCTTCTGCACGTAGGCATGCAGCAGTTCGGCAACCGCGCCATTCTTGAATTTTTCCGCAGAAGCGGCCGTTCCAAACTTGCTCTCCGCAAGGCCTTCGACCGTTTCAAGGTAGAAGTTGTTCTCGGAGACAATCTTCTTGTTGTAGCCGCTATCCGCAAGCACATAGTCCATGTTGCCCTTGACGCTCACCTTGGAAAGTTCGCCAATGCTGTAGTTGTTCAGGAGTTTAAAGTTGACGTTCGAATTGATACGAACCACGATGCCGGAAACATACGTGAACTTGTTCGTGCCATCCGCTTCACTATAAACCTTGCCTGTATTGTAGTTGTTCGCAATCAAGACTTCGTAATCGTCACCGCTAGAGATGTCTCCAACAAGGCCGGCAGCATAAGACGTGATACCGCCGACAGTACCCTCGTTGTAGCTCCGCAACAGCGTGAACGTATTGTAGGCCTGTCCGACAAGGCCTCCACAGATACCGACACTGCCAGTGACATTTTCGGCCGATACATCACCGCGGTTAAAGCAGTTCATGATGCTGGTCGTACCCGAGGCATAGCCAATCAAGCCCCCCGTCCCATCAAAGCCGCCAGTAATCTTTGCCAAGTTGTAGCTATTCAAGACACTTGTCGTTGCATAAGCCTCAGCAGCCATGCCCCCTGCGCCATTCCTGGCTAGAATTAAGCCTTCACTATGGGAATCGGTAATCGAGAGCGTTCCATTGGAGTGTGCGACCAAGCCGCCGGCCGACTGATTACGAGCGTGTGCGACTCCCTTGAAATGGCAATTTTCAATCACGAGTTCCGCCGCAGGTGTCGAACCGGACTTTCCTTTAAGACTCAAGGCAAAGCCAGCGACATTACCTTTATCGGCAGCAAGGAATGCATCTTCGATGGTGAGATTCTTGATGACGGCCGGGAGGTAAACATTCTGCTCCCAATCGTACCTATCAGCAATGATTTCACCGAACATGGCCATGCCGCCAGTCTTCGCATCGCCATAGAGGCCCGAAATCGTATGGCCCTGGCCATCAAAGACTCCACCGAACTTCTTGATCGTTTCCCAAGACAGGAACGTCGTCACGTTCGCGCTATCCAGCGTACCGTCTTCGTTCAGCACATGTTCGTTCACCACGATATCCTTGGCAAGCTTGCCGCAAGCACTAGGATAGTTGAGGTTATAGAACATTCTATGCGTTCCGTTCACGTAGGCGGCATAGCCGAACAGCTCCGCGACATCCGTAATCTCGTAGCACATATCCGCCGAATCGAGTTTCGGCATCTTCAGCTTGAACCAGGCCGCATAATAAGTCTTGTCGCCGGTATCCGTGGCCGTAATCGCCGTAACGGGTTTACCTGAAAGTTCCGCATTATCGTACCAGCCGACAAAGATGTTGGTATCGAGCGAAAGCTTGGTCGGCAAAATCGCGCCAACGCCTTCCGTATAGAGCGTGACATTGCCGGAATCGACCTTGCCGCCATTCGTATTGAGCGTCACCTTGAACGTCTTCTGGAGCTTTGCCCAGAATTCCTTGTCGCCCGTGGCCAGCGAATCAATCGCCGTTACCGTAGCGCCTTCATATTGAGCATTGGCGTACCAGCCCATAAAGGTTGCGCCATCCTGGACTACGTTTGCAGGGAGGACCTTCTTGAAGCCCGAAACATAGTGGTCAAAATACCTTGCCGTGTCGCCCTCGAAGGTGTGAAACGTGACCTTGTACTTTTCGCCAAGCGAATTTTCGAGTTTGCCCGAAAGAACCGGATAATATTCCATACCCACGTTCTGGCCCCACACAGCGCCATTCTCGCCTTCGTGCAGGGCGAGCGCCACCGTGCCGTTGTTAAACTGCAACTCGGTCGCCGGGAGACCCGCCAATTCCTTGTTGCCCTGGGCGTTCAGGTAATAGGTGTTGGAAGCAATCAACGTCGAAGAAGTCAAACTTCCGCCAAAAAGGGCCCTGCTGCCCGTGGGCATAAGGCTCTTCGTCTTCCATACGCTATAGCAATTGGAAACGGTAGCCGTGGTATTCGAAGCCCAGTGGGCCACGATGCCCGCATAATTGAAGCTGCTCCCCAAAACGAGACCACGGTTATAGCAGTTCTCGATATCGAGAACGCCCTTGTAACCGACGCTACCCACGAGGCCACCGGCTCCCTGCGCGCTCATATAAGAATAGAGAGTCGATTCGGTATACACACCGGAAATCTTGGCATAGAAACCGGGAGAAGGGGGATTTCCAGACTTGGCGGGAACCACCTGGCCGACAACCGTTCCGAAATAATTCGCCTTGACTGCGAAATAGGAATCCACGAGGCCGAAGTCCTTCAATACGGCGTACTTGTCCTCCGATCCTCCAATGCCACCAAACAAACCGAACTTATCAAAAAAAGTAGAATCGTCATAGAACAGGCCCGAAATCACGTAGCCGTTTCCGTTGAACACGCCGGCAAAACTGTCAATCGGGTTCCACGGGATATAGTTCAGAGCCGCTTCGGGGTCCCTGAGCGTTCCGTCATCCTTCAGCACGTTCTGGTTCACATAGATATCGCCCGCGAGGTTCGCACAGGCATCCCTTTCCTTGGTATAGCCGTCGGTTCCGTTCACGATGGAGGCAAAGCCGTAAAGTTCCTGAGCCGTCGCGATGAGGTAGCAGCCGTCGGTAACCTTGGCCGGCTTCTTGATCTGGTACCACTTGGCGTAGAAGGTCTTGTCGCCGTTCTCCGTCTTGCCGATAGCCTTCACCCTGTTGCCGGTGAAGTCACTGTTCTCGTACCAGCCCGCAAACACGTAACCGCTACGGGAAACCTTTTTCGGGAGCATGGCCCCCACGGTTTCCGTATAGGTCTCGACCAGGCCGGAATCAATCGTACCGCCGTTCGTATTGTAGGTGATGCTGAAGCGCTTTTCGTACTTGCCCCAGTAACTGACATCTGCCGTCAGCGTCTTAGGCGTATGGACAACCGTATCTCCCGTTAGGCCGCTGTTCGCGTACCAGCCGAAGAATTCATACCCGTCGATATCTACGTCAGGAATCCTGTAGCTGTAACCGACAACCATGTCCTTCGTCTTGAGCTTGGTGCTGCCGTGATAGATGTTCATCTTTATCGTCTGGAGGGTTGCGCCCGTCAGAGAACCGCTGAAAGTCGGAAGCGGGTCAGTCCCCACCTTTTGCCCCCACACGGTACCATCGACCCCGCCTAGGTCGTAATGGCGCATCACCTGCGTAATGGCGCCGCTAGCCATCTCGGCTTCGCTCACGGACGTACCGACATGCTCGTTGTGGCCCGGTTCCACATAGAACACGTTCTCGATGATATTATTCGCGTTTTTAGTGTAGTTACCGAACAGGGACTTTATGGTGTTGGCCGTTGCCGTACCGACAATTGCACCCGAATTGTAGGCGTTGATCAAAGTAAACGTGTTAGAATTCTGGTTGCCGAACAACCCGCCGACATTCTTGGAGCCGACGATAGTTCCCGTATTGTACACGTTGTGGAATTCGGTGCGCACGCCAGTGTAGTTGGAGACCGCCCCCGCAATGCCGCCGGCATTATTCGTCGTCGACTCGACTCTCGAAGCATTGAAGCAGTTCTCGATGACGACCGGGAGCTTTTGCGCCCAGACACTCCCAACGAGGCCGCCCGCGGAGTAACCGGCACGGAAGAAGGAACCGATAACGCCGACATTCCTGATTTCGGCAGCAACGGGCTGGTAATACGACGACACCGCGCTATGGAACAACCCGGAGTAGGTCGCAGTCTCGCTAGAGTAATAGAGGCCCGAAACCGTATGCATCTGGCCGTCAAAATTTCCGTAGTAGGGGCCAATCATGGGCCATTTCGCGAAATTTGCCGTATCCGCCACGTTGAGCGAGCCGTCGGACTTGAGTACGTTCTGGTTCACCACGATGTCTTTCGTGAGCTTGCCGCACGCGGTAGAATCTTTGCTAAAGCCGTCCGTACCCTTCACGATGGCGGCGAAGCCGTACAGTTCAGCAGCATTAGAAATCTCGTAGCAGCCGTTTTTCAAAGATGGCTGTACAGGGGTGATGGTCGTCGCGGCAGTCGCAAACGCACAAGAAAGCGCAACCGACGCGCAAAAGAGGAATCCTTTGCTTTTAAGCATCTTTGTTACTCCTGATAGTAGATATATATCTAATTATACAAACTGCTTATTTATTGCAGTTTTGTGAAGACGTCCCCGCCATTTCGCGTTGTAAAACATTGCAATACAAATTTGGACAAAAAACGGGAATTTCAGGCAATCCGCCGGCGAGAACAGGCAAAAACGCGCAGACTAACCCGTAAATATATCGTTACCCCCTACTCATTTGTATATTTGTGGCATGGAAACAGCAAAGAACTCTTATACCGCCCGTATCGAAGTCCGCTACGCGGAAACCGACCAGATGGGGGTCGTGCACCACGCCGTTTACCCCGTATGGTTCGAACAGGCCAGAACAGAATTTTTCAGAGTCGCGGGAGCGAGCTACTCCCAGATGGAAGCCGACGGCTACATGAGCCCGGTGCTCGAACTCAACGTGCAATACAAGAACCCGACGCATTACGGTGAATTTGTGGATGTCGAAACGACCCTCGAGAGAGTCGGCAGCGTGCGCTTCAAGTTCAACTACAAAGTTTTCGTGGAAGGCAAGCTCTGCACCATCGGGTACTCCATCCACTGCCTGCTCAAGGACGGCAAGCCCACCAGGGACTTCCCCGCGGCGTTCACAAAGTTTTTCCCCGAAGGATAACCGATAGGAACGCAGACTGTCCGCGAGCTTTGACAGGTTTGAATTGACCAAAGGAGAGGCCTAAATCTATGGCAGAACAAGAAGAAACCGTCCAGATCCACATCAAGTCCCTAGACAAGACCATAGACTTCCCCGTCAGGAGTTCCGAGTTCTGCAATACCTGCAAGGGCACCGGGACAAAGGACAAGAAGCCGTGTCCGACCTGCTGCGGCTCCGGATGGATCAAGATGCTGGACTGCATTCGCTGCAACGGCACAATGCAAATCGAAAACGGCCTCAAGTGCAACATCTGCAAGGGAATGGGGACCATCTCCGAAGCCAAGACCAAGGATTTTCTCGAAGCCCGCCAGTTCTGCGAAGACTTTCAGAAAAAACCGGCAAAGACAATCCTGATTTGCCTCGCCTGCCTTGCGGCCCTCGGCGTCTGCTCCTACATTGTTTCCGGCTACGCATTTGTGGACCTCCGGCTGGTAAAGACATGGTTCGCCTACATCGCGCTCCTGGTGGGGTTCGTCGCCGGTTTCCGCATACTGACCTACCTCCACAAGATGAACGTAGGCTCCTACCTGCCGGTATCCAAAAAAATCGTGTTTGCCGGCGCCGTCATCGCTCTCGGTATCGCGGCCATCGTCATTCCCGGCCCCGTTGCCGGACGTTACCACTGGATCGAGAGTGAAGCACAGGAAGCCATCAGCGAAGCCGTATCGGAACACGAAGTTTTTTGCCAAAAAGTCAAAGTTTCGGGTAACGACGGCGATGTTTATCACGGAGTCGCCACGATTTCCGATGGCGAAGAACTCAAGGTAAACATCCACTACCGAAAAGTCAACGAGACCGGTCGCAAAATCGGCTACTCTATCGAAGTGGAACCCGTGGAATAAGATATGGAACAGCCGCTCGCCGAAAGACTGCGACCGCAGAACCTGGATGAATTTCTAGGCCAGAACAAGATTCTGGGCGAGCAGAGCCTATTGCGCCGAAGCCTGGAAAACGACACCGTCCCGAGCATGATTTTCTGGGGCCCTCCCGGTTGCGGCAAGACGAGCCTCGCCCACGTAATCCGCCAGAAGACCAAGAAGCGCTTCGTAGCGCTCTCCGCAGTCGCGAGCGGCGTGAAAGAAGTGAAGGAAGTCCTCGCTGACGCGCGCCAGATGAAAAAGGCCTTCCTGGACACGATCCTCTTCATCGACGAAATCCACCGATTCAACAAGGGCCAGCAAGACGCGTTGCTCGGTGCCGTGGAAGACGGCACCGTGACGCTTATCGGCGCGACTACCGAAAACCCGGGATTCGAAGTGAACGGCGCATTGCTGAGCCGCTGCCAGCTTATTCTGTTTGCGCCCCTCAGCAGCGACGACTTGCGCACGCTTATCTTCAGTGCACTCCGCGACCATCCGCGCGGCCTGCAGCTCAAGGACGTGGAAATCGAAGACGCCGTCGTGGACAAGCTCATCGCGCAGTCCGAAGGCGACGCGCGCTTCTTGCTGAACCAGCTCGAATGGATTGGCAAGAGCCTCGGCGACCGCAAGAAGATCGACGAGAAACTGCTGGAAGAATTCCAGTACAAGAAGCCCCTGCGCTACGACAAGAACGGCGAGGAGCACTACAACCTGATTTCGGCACTGCACAAGTCGGTGCGCGGAAGCGACCCCGACGCCGCCGTCTACTGGCTACACCGCATGCTGCAGGGCGGCGAAGACCCGCGGTTCATTCTGCGCAGGCTCATGCGCATGGCAATGGAAGACGTGGGCCTTGCAGACCCGAACGCGCTACTGCTTGCGACAAGCGCGAGAGAAGCGTACGACTTCATGGGCATACCCGAGGGCCTCATCGCGCTCGACGAGCTGGCGATATACCTCTCGCTCGCCCCGAAGAGCAACAGCCTCGAACTTGCGGGCATGGCGGCCGACAGCATTATCCAGCGGACAGGGACGTTGCCTGTACCGCGCGCATTCCGGAATTCCGTGACCCGCGTGGGCAAGCAGCTCGGTTACGGGAACGGGTACGAATACGACCACGACAGCCCGGGCGCCTATTCCGCGCAGGAACACCTGCCCAAGCAACTCGAAGGCACGGAAATTTACCGCCCGACAAATTACGGCAAGGAAAAGCTGCTGGCCGAAAGACTCGCGCAGCTAAAGCAAATTAAAAAAGAGAAGAAAGGATAAACTTCTGACCCTGACCTTCGTCAGGGTGACGAAAGGGATAAAATTCCGACCCTGTCCTGACCTGCGTCAGGATGACCAAGCGTCAGGGTGACGAAAGGGAGACAAGCGGGTTAGCCGTTTACGGCAAGCACGCTCCACCATTCGCCGCTGACGCGTTCTTCTTTCACCTTGAAGCCGGCTTCTTCGAACCAGCGCAGGATATATTCCTTTTCCGTGAGCAGCTGGCCCGAGATGATGAGCTCGCCGCCGGCGGCCAACAAGTCCTCGATATCGTCGCGCAACGGCCAGAGTTCACTCCGAATCATGTTGCACAGGATGACATCGAACTTGGTCCCGTCCTTGAACGCATCCAAAAAGCCGAGCACGCAGTCGCTCTCGCCGAAGCCGTTACGCTCGAAGTTTTCCGCTATGCAGGGAATAGTGAGCGGGTCGATTTCGGTACCTACCGCAAGGCGGGCGCCGCGGCGGCGGGCATACATCGCCAAAATGCCGGTTCCCGTCCCGATGTCGAGCACAGTCTTGCCCTTGAAATCAACCGATTCCATGAGCGTCGCGCAGCTGCTCGTAGTATCGTGCTCGCCGGTCCCGAAGGCAGTCTTCGCCTCGAGTTCCAGCACGACAGCCTGCGGGTCGTCGGGAGTAAATTCCACCCAAGGCGGGCGCACCCAAAGGTGCGGGCTCACGGAGACGGGCTGGGCGCGGTCACGCCACCACTTGTCCCAATCCTTCGCGGGCTCGTCGCTCAGCGTGAAATGGTACTGCGGGAACTCCGCCACGATGCGGTCGCGTTCGGCCTTGTCACCCGTATAAAAGCAAAAGTCCGTACGGCCCTCTTCTTTGGGGTCGAGTTCCTCGAGCGTCGCCACCCCCGCCTCGAAAAGCAGGTAGCTCGCGAGTTCAAAATCTTCGATAGGGCAATAGCCCTCCGCCTTGTACCATGTGTCAATTTTCTGCATATGGGAAAATTTAATAAATAAATGAAGCCGTCACTTCTTAGGCGTGAACGGATTGCTTCTCGTAAAGTATGTCCATCATGCCGTCAACCTCGTTCAGAAAGATTTCGTCGGTATACCCTTTTAAAGAGACATCTTTCGCGAAGTCCTTGTCAAGCAGTTTTTCAGCAGAAATATGGCACTTCACTGAAATACTTCTTCCACTTTTCAACAATCTCTTCGTTGCGCGCCTCAATAATCCTCAGAATGTTCTGTAAAACATGCGGGTTTATGCGGGAATTATTATTGGCTAAAAGACATTTTCCCGCTTGCGTTATCCAAATTTTTGTCGCATTTGCAGTGGGCGCGCCTTCTGAAACATGAACATGCACCGGTTCCAACGGCATATTTTCGTTGGACCAGAAATAAACCCAGAAGGAACCTATTTTAAAGATTTGCGGCATTGCTAAACCCGCCTTTCTGGGAAAATTCCATTATCAAATGAGCTGTAGACTCAATCACTTTCTTATAGCGATCGATTTCCTCATCTGAAAAACCGAATATATCTTCCCATGTATAGGAGGGTAAATAGCATGTTGCCCGATGGAAGCCGTCCTTTGCATCGGGCTTTTCGATATACACCTTGACACGACCGTCCTTGCCCATTTCAGAATGGACAATTTCCGCGTTATCATCAAGTGTCATAAAGGGGTACATCATATTGCTAAAAGGCAATATAATATTTTCTTGTACTGTTTGGCTAGTATTCTTCGGTTGCTCCCTGCGGGCCTGGTTTATCATTTGTTTCATGCCCTATATATTTGCAAGAACCGTGCCAAAGAAAAAGTGCCGTTTCCAAACGAAAAACGGCACTTCAAAAAATATCATCCGGTGATTAATCGCTTAAATCACTGATTTATTGAGTTTGAGCAGGGCGTTCCCCGGCTCGCCAACCCGATTGTCATGCCGGACCCAGTTCCGGCATCACCGTTTCACATCACCTCGCCGGGTCGGGCTCTGCTCGCCTACGGCTCATCGAGCCTCGCTGCGCGAGTCTCGCCGCACCGCGCGACGATCCCTAACGCATTTCTTTCAAAACAAACTATATTGTAAGAAAAAGGACATTTAATATGCAACAGGATAGACTTGGACGCGGACCATTCATTGAATTATTAAGCAATATCATCACTCAGAAAACAGACGCTCACGAAGGCTTTTCTTTCGCCATAGACGGCAAATGGGGCTGTGGGAAATCCTGGATTTTAAAGGAACTTGAGCAGAAACTAGAATCACAGAACTATTTAGTGATTCATTACAATTGCTGGGAAAACGAATACTACGAAGAACCTCTCGCCGCATTATTATCTGTCATTATTGAAAAATTGAGACAATTACAGAGTTCACTAACTGATAGAAATCAAAAAGATCGACTAAAAATTGCATTAACTTTTTTTGCAGAAGTCATTTCGACCATCCTGACGAATAAATTTGGTATAGGTTTTGACAACATCCTAGAATCTGGGAAAAAAGCGATTAAAAAAGATTCAGATTCTAGCATATCTACCACTTTTGATAACAATCAAAGTTTAAAAGAAGCTTTAAACAATGTTCGTGAACATCTTCTACAATTAAAAAACGTTTTATCAGAGAATGAAACTACGTATGCCAATATTATTATTGTAGTTGACGAACTTGACCGTTGCCTACCTGAATATGCAATAAAAGTCATGCAGCGACTGCATCATATATGTTTTGACACCGTATCGGATAAATACACCTTTATTCAGTTAGCAGCAATTAATAAAAGTGAATTACTCGGTTCCATTGCAAAAACCTTTGGGCGCGAATTCAACCTAATTCAAAAATATACAAGTCCAGACCAATACAAGCCCGGGAAAATTGTTTTTGACAATTTTGAGGAAACTCAAATTCAGTTTGGAAATTATTATTTCAAGAAATTCTTCCAAATGATCATCCCTGTTTCTAACGGAGAACAAATAGACAATCCCTTGTCACTTCTTGAAGGTTTTGATGAAAAATTTGATCAAAGTGACACCAATGGAAGAGAATATGTCGAAAGTTTTTTTACAGAGGTTCTTTCGTTCTTCCCCATGAGAACGAAATTAGAGTTAATACATCTGGTAAAGACCGCTCATGAGATAACAGCCTTAGATAGTTCTCTAGATAAGCACCTAAAATACAACACGTTGTGCATAGAGTTAATAGACTGTCTTTGCAAATCGATTTTAAAGAAAGGACTACCTCTAATAAAACACCACGGAAATCAAGATCAATCGCATAAATTGTATTTGCAAATTCCTGATTTATCCCATATTGAAGGAATTACCAATACATTTGCATTTGAACAATCTTTCGCTAAATGGAGTACATCCAACTGCGATGAAAGACTATATAGATCTGCAAGAAATACAAATTTCACAAAAGTTTATGAATTCGAATTATTGATGCCAGAATCGTATATAAAGCCATTTTACCACGCACAACGTGGATTAGAAACAAAAATTATCGGCAAAAATGTTCTTGAATCCGAAGTTACTTTCATCAAAGCTTTCCGAAAAACGCTTGATGCCCTAGTATAAACCGCAATAGGCTTATACTATTTACTTGTTCTCCTCGAAGTTTTCAACTTGTTCCATGACTTTGCTGAAAACTTCGGGGCTGTATTGTGGCGGGTAGCCGTTTTTCACTAGGCAAATCTTGATGTCAAGCTTTAACTGATTGCGGACATTCTGATTGTTAAGCCAGTCGGCAAACGATGACTTGGTATCAATGATTTCTTTTACCTTCTTTGCCAAAGCCTTGCATTTTTCATTTATAACAACGCCATCAATTTCCTTGTCTTCGCCATATTCAAAATTGTATTGGTCACGAAGGGCAAGCAAAATATCATAGAAAGCTTTTTCTTCAAAGGTAAGCCCAATCTTGCGGAAACTTTCGCGATTCTCATTCATCTGGCGTAAAATTTCAAGAGCCTGCGCAGTGGCGTTCTTGATAATTTCATCAGATGCATGTTCCTGCGTTTCGCCAGCTTCTTCGGCAGAAAGAGTTTTGCGCCGTTCGTGATATTCAGCGATAGTCCGTTCAAGCATTTCCTGGAACGACTGTGCCGCAATTTGGTTTATTTTTCCAAATTCCTTGATTTGCTTGCGAAGCATTTTCACCAAAAGTTCAAGCTTTGTCGCAGGCATCTTGACATCGGACAGTTTCTCATAGAATTCAGGACCGAAGATATTCTCTTCTTCGCCATTATCAAGAATGCTTTCCACCTTGTTGTACTTAAGCGCCTCTTCCACCATTTTGGCGACATTTCGGTTCATGGTATCAGTGTCAATATCACTCGTTCCACTCATTTTACGAACAAAGCCTGCAATAGCCATAAAGCATTGAGCCAGCGCAGATTCTTCTTCGCTCAAGTTTCCTGACGGAGAGCAGACATCAAACGCCATGCGCATACGCTTTACCACCTGCAAGAAATAATTCTTGAAAGAAACCTTTTGCGGCTTGTGCGCCCCATTTTGGCTTTCAGAATTGAGTTCCTGCGTAGAGGTAAATACATATTCCGCCGCTTTTGCTAACAACATGTACCGTTTTGCAGGGTCACAATTCGGATCTAAGAACGGTGAAACGTCGTAATCGACAAACAATCTCTTCAAGATTTCAAGTTCTTCCCTGAAAACAACCGTCGCCTGCTCCACATCGTCAACTGTCGGGGCAACAGAGGAATCACCGCCATAGATTTTCATCGCTTCACGCATATTGTCGCGAATGCCGATATAATCCACAATCAACCCGAAGTCTTTCCCCGGATTCTTACGGTTCACGCGACTTATGGTCTGGATAAGCATATGCTTTTTCAGCGGCTTGTCATTGTACATGTATGTAAGGCAGGGAACATCAAACCCTGTAATCCACATATCCACAACAATAACAATATGGAAATTCGACTTTTCCTCTTTAAAAGCGGCATCCATATCTTCGGAACGGGAATCGTTCTTGACACCCCCAAGATAATCATACATTTCTTTGGGGTCGTTGCTCCCGACACTAGAAACCATTGCCATAAACGGCATAGGCTTCAATTTTTTCAGTTCTTCTTCCGTCGCCACGACGCCATCAGGCGTTTTCTTTTCCACAAACCATTCCGGATACTTCGCCTTGAATTGAGTCAGCAAAGCATAGGCAATCGGGCGAGAAGAACAAACCACCATCGCTTTCTGAACCCTTTCGGGGTCCCCAGCACAACTAGATACATAATGGTCGTGAATATCAACGGCAAGGCGTTCCAAACGGGCGGGATCACCAAGAATCACTTCCATGGAACTCATCGCCTTTTTGCTTGCCTGAATATCTTCGGCTGTAGCGCCATCTTCGGCGCATTTTTTGTAGTAATCTTCGATTTCCTTGGCTTTCGCCTCATCTAGCAGGACCTTTGCTATTCGCGGATGATACTTAATAGGAACCGTCAACCCATCTGCAACAGCTTGGTCCATCGTGTAGCGGTCAATTTCATCACCAAAGGTCTGATATGTTTCTGCAATCGGCGTACCGGTAAAGCCAACGAAAGTTGCATGCGGGAACGCTTCGCGCAAAACCTTTGCATAAGGCTTCGAAAGCATAGCCCTCA from Fibrobacter sp. encodes:
- a CDS encoding 50S ribosomal protein L11 methyltransferase; translation: MQKIDTWYKAEGYCPIEDFELASYLLFEAGVATLEELDPKEEGRTDFCFYTGDKAERDRIVAEFPQYHFTLSDEPAKDWDKWWRDRAQPVSVSPHLWVRPPWVEFTPDDPQAVVLELEAKTAFGTGEHDTTSSCATLMESVDFKGKTVLDIGTGTGILAMYARRRGARLAVGTEIDPLTIPCIAENFERNGFGESDCVLGFLDAFKDGTKFDVILCNMIRSELWPLRDDIEDLLAAGGELIISGQLLTEKEYILRWFEEAGFKVKEERVSGEWWSVLAVNG
- a CDS encoding DUF4160 domain-containing protein encodes the protein MPQIFKIGSFWVYFWSNENMPLEPVHVHVSEGAPTANATKIWITQAGKCLLANNNSRINPHVLQNILRIIEARNEEIVEKWKKYFSEVPYFC
- a CDS encoding P-loop NTPase fold protein — translated: MQQDRLGRGPFIELLSNIITQKTDAHEGFSFAIDGKWGCGKSWILKELEQKLESQNYLVIHYNCWENEYYEEPLAALLSVIIEKLRQLQSSLTDRNQKDRLKIALTFFAEVISTILTNKFGIGFDNILESGKKAIKKDSDSSISTTFDNNQSLKEALNNVREHLLQLKNVLSENETTYANIIIVVDELDRCLPEYAIKVMQRLHHICFDTVSDKYTFIQLAAINKSELLGSIAKTFGREFNLIQKYTSPDQYKPGKIVFDNFEETQIQFGNYYFKKFFQMIIPVSNGEQIDNPLSLLEGFDEKFDQSDTNGREYVESFFTEVLSFFPMRTKLELIHLVKTAHEITALDSSLDKHLKYNTLCIELIDCLCKSILKKGLPLIKHHGNQDQSHKLYLQIPDLSHIEGITNTFAFEQSFAKWSTSNCDERLYRSARNTNFTKVYEFELLMPESYIKPFYHAQRGLETKIIGKNVLESEVTFIKAFRKTLDALV
- a CDS encoding type I restriction endonuclease subunit R, whose translation is MAKLINFNGHFCESDYEYAFIAFLETEGWLYLPGNKLARKEIKEVLHTDDVKEYLKTTNPDLSSEDVEKLFDTIRLVGAESDFATLHKFYGWLIDGVQFTPQNGEPRAIPLIDFEHPENNIFRVVNQLTIEYVNNGKKENRRPDVLLYVNGMPLCVIELKNPADANATIDDAWKQINIRYWRDIPHLLHYCPLACISDGVKTRLGTVRTPYEHFYAWRRVNDGDKVSTMPFAETEAMIKGVYSPVRFLEIFRDYIYFQDSEYDHDEKEIVCRYPQFFASRLLKQSIVKSVVEKSGRGGTYFGATGCGKTYTMAFLARQLALRCSDIPEIGSPTIVMIVDREELQKQGAKLFTKSTEFLNLGAVEVVKNRAMLREELGARESGGFYICTIQKFCDREDDKIGLINDRANIICFSDEAHRTQLEHSKKIQFSKDVDENMRAMLSKPYAKVLREAFPHATFVGFTGTPIAETYQTFGDEIDRYTMDQAVADGLTVPIKYHPRIAKVLLDEAKAKEIEDYYKKCAEDGATAEDIQASKKAMSSMEVILGDPARLERLAVDIHDHYVSSCAGDPERVQKAMVVCSSRPIAYALLTQFKAKYPEWFVEKKTPDGVVATEEELKKLKPMPFMAMVSSVGSNDPKEMYDYLGGVKNDSRSEDMDAAFKEEKSNFHIVIVVDMWITGFDVPCLTYMYNDKPLKKHMLIQTISRVNRKNPGKDFGLIVDYIGIRDNMREAMKIYGGDSSVAPTVDDVEQATVVFREELEILKRLFVDYDVSPFLDPNCDPAKRYMLLAKAAEYVFTSTQELNSESQNGAHKPQKVSFKNYFLQVVKRMRMAFDVCSPSGNLSEEESALAQCFMAIAGFVRKMSGTSDIDTDTMNRNVAKMVEEALKYNKVESILDNGEEENIFGPEFYEKLSDVKMPATKLELLVKMLRKQIKEFGKINQIAAQSFQEMLERTIAEYHERRKTLSAEEAGETQEHASDEIIKNATAQALEILRQMNENRESFRKIGLTFEEKAFYDILLALRDQYNFEYGEDKEIDGVVINEKCKALAKKVKEIIDTKSSFADWLNNQNVRNQLKLDIKICLVKNGYPPQYSPEVFSKVMEQVENFEENK